In Rhinolophus ferrumequinum isolate MPI-CBG mRhiFer1 chromosome 25, mRhiFer1_v1.p, whole genome shotgun sequence, the following proteins share a genomic window:
- the PLA2G3 gene encoding group 3 secretory phospholipase A2 isoform X1: MRVLGVLSFLGLALGGFPALHWDSTSCHLARPVPGSPLESLSFLGKDAQGLALFHAHWDGHGRLQACSQWSEPELTAAFSALCAGEISRDSFIHTPGPELQRALVTLQSQWEACRGPDESPAEAREKRAAGQSGAPGMGHKRGKRGWTLPGTLWCGFGDSAGNSSELGIFQGADLCCREHDLCPQNISPFQYDYGIRNYRFHTISHCDCDARFQQCLQNQRDSISDIVGVAFFNVLEIPCFVLEEQEACVSWYWWGGCRTYGSIPLARLQPQTVYNASWSFGATPLTSSPWSPASSKLRQKQHPQKWPPQMKGSQHPRKSKVTVLQAPVTSPRPDMAPTAQLEVTVTGLQGPPGGLKPQGAHQVCHSFHHLDQCEHKIEPQETKFQLLNSARQPLFHCNCTRRLAHFLKLHGPPVGVNMLWELLGMTCFKLAPSLDCAEPQGCPRGPRAIKVPAKHLQRLQQRRLQLWGTGTDEEKAWLSEHPRTPTSFYDWCLQLTQAAQGSKEQQKSWNQ, translated from the exons ATGAGGGTTCTGGGGGTGCTGAGCTTCCTGGGGCTGGCTCTGGGGGGTTTTCCTGCCCTTCACTGGGACAGCACCTCCTGCCACTTGGCCAGGCCTGTCCCTGGCAGCCCCTTGGAGTCCCTGAGCTTCCTGGGCAAGGATGCCCAGGGACTGGCCCTGTTCCATGCCCACTGGGATGGGCATGGGAGGCTGCAGGCATGTAGCCAGTGGAGTGAACCAGAGCTCACCGCAGCCTTCAGTGCCCTCTGTGCTGGTGAGATCTCCCGGGACTCCTTCATCCATACCCCTGGACCTGAGCTGCAGAGAGCCCTGGTCACCCTTCAGAGTCAGTGGGAGGCCTGCCGAGGGCCTGATGAGAGTCCAGCAGAGGCAAGGGAGAAGCGAGCAGCAGGGCAGAGTGGAGCCCCTGGCATGGGGCACAAGCGGGGGAAGAGAGGCTGGACCCTGCCTGGCACGCTGTGGTGTGGATTTGGGGACTCTGCTGGGAATTCCTCGGAACTAG GGATCTTCCAGGGCGCTGATCTCTGCTGCCGGGAACATGACCTCTGCCCACAGAACATCTCACCTTTCCAGTACGACTATGGCATCCGAAACTACCGATTCCACACCATTTCCCACTGTGACTGTGATGCCAG GTTCCAGCAATGCCTGCAGAACCAACGGGACTCCATCTCCGACATTGTGGGTGTGGCCTTCTTCAACGTGCTGGAGATCCCCTGCTTCGTGCTGGAGGAGCAAGAGGCGTGTGTGTCGTGGTACTGGTGGGGCGG GTGTAGAACGTACGGCTCCATACCCCTCGCCCGCCTCCAGCCTCAGACCGTCTACAATGCTTCCTGGAGCTTCGGGGCCACCCCGCTGACATCCAGCCCCTGGAGCCCAGCCTCCAGCAAGCTGAGACAGAAGCAGCACCCCCAGAAGTGGCCGCCACAGATGAAAGGGTCCCAGCACCCCAGAAAATCCAAAGTCACAGTCCTCCAGGCCCCCGTGACCTCCCCCAGGCCTGATATGGCCCCCACAGCCCAGCTGGAGGTCACTGTTACAGGCCTCCAGGGGCCACCCGGTGGCCTAAAACCTCAAG GAGCCCACCAAGTCTGCCACAGCTTCCACCACCTAGACCAGTGTGAGCACAAGATTGAGCCCCAGGAGACCAAATTCCAGCTGCTCAATAGTGCCCGACAGCCCCTCTTCCACTGCAACTGCACGCGTCG ACTGGCACACTTCTTGAAGCTCCACGGCCCACCTGTGGGCGTCAACATGCTTTGGGAGCTGCTGGGTATGACCTGCTTCAAGCTGGCCCCTTCACTGGACTGTGCTGAGCCCCAAGG CTGTCCCAGGGGCCCTAGGGCTATCAAGGTGCCAGCTAAGCACTTGCAGCGACTTCAGCAGAGGAGACTCCAGCTCTGGGGTACAGGCACAGATGAGGAGAAGGCATGGCTTTCAGAGCACCCAAGGACCCCCACGTCATTCTACGACTGGTGCCTGCAGCTGACCCAGGCAGCCCAAGGAAGCAAAGAGCAGCAGAAATCCTGGAACCAGTGA
- the PLA2G3 gene encoding group 3 secretory phospholipase A2 isoform X2, with protein MRVLGVLSFLGLALGGFPALHWDSTSCHLARPVPGSPLESLSFLGKDAQGLALFHAHWDGHGRLQACSQWSEPELTAAFSALCAGEISRDSFIHTPGPELQRALVTLQSQWEACRGPDESPAEAREKRAAGQSGAPGMGHKRGKRGWTLPGTLWCGFGDSAGNSSELGIFQGADLCCREHDLCPQNISPFQYDYGIRNYRFHTISHCDCDARFQQCLQNQRDSISDIVGVAFFNVLEIPCFVLEEQEACRTYGSIPLARLQPQTVYNASWSFGATPLTSSPWSPASSKLRQKQHPQKWPPQMKGSQHPRKSKVTVLQAPVTSPRPDMAPTAQLEVTVTGLQGPPGGLKPQGAHQVCHSFHHLDQCEHKIEPQETKFQLLNSARQPLFHCNCTRRLAHFLKLHGPPVGVNMLWELLGMTCFKLAPSLDCAEPQGCPRGPRAIKVPAKHLQRLQQRRLQLWGTGTDEEKAWLSEHPRTPTSFYDWCLQLTQAAQGSKEQQKSWNQ; from the exons ATGAGGGTTCTGGGGGTGCTGAGCTTCCTGGGGCTGGCTCTGGGGGGTTTTCCTGCCCTTCACTGGGACAGCACCTCCTGCCACTTGGCCAGGCCTGTCCCTGGCAGCCCCTTGGAGTCCCTGAGCTTCCTGGGCAAGGATGCCCAGGGACTGGCCCTGTTCCATGCCCACTGGGATGGGCATGGGAGGCTGCAGGCATGTAGCCAGTGGAGTGAACCAGAGCTCACCGCAGCCTTCAGTGCCCTCTGTGCTGGTGAGATCTCCCGGGACTCCTTCATCCATACCCCTGGACCTGAGCTGCAGAGAGCCCTGGTCACCCTTCAGAGTCAGTGGGAGGCCTGCCGAGGGCCTGATGAGAGTCCAGCAGAGGCAAGGGAGAAGCGAGCAGCAGGGCAGAGTGGAGCCCCTGGCATGGGGCACAAGCGGGGGAAGAGAGGCTGGACCCTGCCTGGCACGCTGTGGTGTGGATTTGGGGACTCTGCTGGGAATTCCTCGGAACTAG GGATCTTCCAGGGCGCTGATCTCTGCTGCCGGGAACATGACCTCTGCCCACAGAACATCTCACCTTTCCAGTACGACTATGGCATCCGAAACTACCGATTCCACACCATTTCCCACTGTGACTGTGATGCCAG GTTCCAGCAATGCCTGCAGAACCAACGGGACTCCATCTCCGACATTGTGGGTGTGGCCTTCTTCAACGTGCTGGAGATCCCCTGCTTCGTGCTGGAGGAGCAAGAGGC GTGTAGAACGTACGGCTCCATACCCCTCGCCCGCCTCCAGCCTCAGACCGTCTACAATGCTTCCTGGAGCTTCGGGGCCACCCCGCTGACATCCAGCCCCTGGAGCCCAGCCTCCAGCAAGCTGAGACAGAAGCAGCACCCCCAGAAGTGGCCGCCACAGATGAAAGGGTCCCAGCACCCCAGAAAATCCAAAGTCACAGTCCTCCAGGCCCCCGTGACCTCCCCCAGGCCTGATATGGCCCCCACAGCCCAGCTGGAGGTCACTGTTACAGGCCTCCAGGGGCCACCCGGTGGCCTAAAACCTCAAG GAGCCCACCAAGTCTGCCACAGCTTCCACCACCTAGACCAGTGTGAGCACAAGATTGAGCCCCAGGAGACCAAATTCCAGCTGCTCAATAGTGCCCGACAGCCCCTCTTCCACTGCAACTGCACGCGTCG ACTGGCACACTTCTTGAAGCTCCACGGCCCACCTGTGGGCGTCAACATGCTTTGGGAGCTGCTGGGTATGACCTGCTTCAAGCTGGCCCCTTCACTGGACTGTGCTGAGCCCCAAGG CTGTCCCAGGGGCCCTAGGGCTATCAAGGTGCCAGCTAAGCACTTGCAGCGACTTCAGCAGAGGAGACTCCAGCTCTGGGGTACAGGCACAGATGAGGAGAAGGCATGGCTTTCAGAGCACCCAAGGACCCCCACGTCATTCTACGACTGGTGCCTGCAGCTGACCCAGGCAGCCCAAGGAAGCAAAGAGCAGCAGAAATCCTGGAACCAGTGA